One genomic segment of Meiothermus sp. QL-1 includes these proteins:
- a CDS encoding efflux RND transporter permease subunit: protein MKEERPVNPLIEFFVRRFVFSTAVFLAMVLFGLISGSRVGVDLLPRFEIPVVAVTTAYPGAGPEEVEQQVSRPIEDAVSTLSGLDQIASLSAEGFSQVIISFEFGQDINRVATDVAQRVAAVRGQLPREAQAPVVQRFDPGAAPILFVALSADGRDLREVAKYANDVLKPRLQLVSGVADVQVQGAPERQIQVLLDPYRVAAYGLSPQQVVGAIQASALAVPAGTQDLQGQRLLFTLRNTPTTPEEVGRILVDPARGLEVRDLGVVRDTQAEPTRLTRLNGQPVIPLAVRKTPDSNAVAVAQGVKRTLRELNLPAGYKAQIVGDTTTFIENTVQDTFREVLLVALIVSFITLIFLGKLNSVFSVVLAIPITMSGALIVFGLLGFTFNIISLLALIVAVGIVVDDSIVLSENIERYRRMGYDNLQAVLKGSTEVLSAVSAATLSLLAVFLPISFLPGIIGEFFRQFGIVLAAAIAVSWLEALFFLTVRLAYFPDPDPPSWRQLGRRLLGLGEDLRWGLRLHVYQEPHLSPGRRLFNLLITPLTLALAPLRWAASVVLGLAGAIAGSLHGGSERVFLALRELYARFLAASLRRSGLVILVGLGFFLSIGLVAPRIPFNFTPKNDSGQINIDLALPKGTALSETDALTRRLEGWLATRSEVRAALSTVGSSQNLLGTGNPERARIVVELVPREERPNVYDLVPLYREGLAALLADRPEAELRVTVPEGGPGGAADLQFTLTAPNPRLLEEKNRLALQVLRRLPYLSDVRSSLEETAIERVLVPDPNRLQGTGLTPGDLAQTLRIYNAGTQAGSLRAGGDDIPIVVRADPRLVPDQSSLLSLPVAAPALRSTLPIGNLGQFETRQTPAQLARTNQAFSAGINANRAPGVEMGILQISNMVRAELEKAGVLEDGVQLESQGSTAFVGDLARSAPIAFGLALLLNFLVISSQFNTFRYPLYLLLPVPLALVGAFWFLYFFRSGLDVVSVLGVVILIGLVTKNAILLLDFAVREAREKPLYEALVEAGRLRLRPILMTTLTVLMISIPLIAAVGEGSEFRRPLGIIILGGVSVSMLLTLFVVPAAFYYFERKRYETRTAPALAD, encoded by the coding sequence TCGGGCAGCCGGGTGGGGGTGGACCTGCTGCCCCGCTTTGAAATCCCGGTGGTGGCCGTAACCACCGCCTATCCCGGCGCAGGGCCTGAGGAGGTGGAGCAACAGGTGAGCCGGCCCATTGAGGACGCGGTCTCCACCCTCTCGGGCCTCGACCAGATCGCCTCGCTCTCGGCCGAGGGCTTCTCCCAGGTGATCATCTCCTTCGAGTTCGGCCAGGACATCAACCGGGTGGCCACCGACGTGGCCCAGCGGGTGGCCGCGGTGCGGGGCCAGCTTCCCCGCGAGGCCCAGGCCCCGGTGGTGCAGCGCTTCGACCCCGGGGCGGCCCCCATCCTCTTCGTCGCCCTCTCGGCCGACGGACGCGACCTGCGCGAGGTGGCCAAGTACGCCAACGATGTGCTCAAACCCCGGCTCCAGCTGGTCTCGGGGGTGGCCGACGTGCAGGTGCAGGGGGCCCCTGAGCGGCAGATTCAGGTGCTGCTCGACCCCTACCGGGTGGCGGCCTATGGCCTCTCGCCCCAGCAGGTGGTGGGGGCCATCCAGGCCTCGGCCCTGGCGGTTCCGGCGGGCACCCAGGACCTCCAGGGCCAGCGCCTCCTCTTCACCCTGCGCAACACCCCCACCACCCCGGAGGAGGTGGGGCGCATCCTGGTCGACCCTGCGCGGGGCCTCGAGGTGCGCGACCTGGGGGTGGTGCGCGATACCCAGGCCGAGCCCACCCGCCTCACCCGGCTCAACGGCCAGCCGGTCATCCCCCTGGCCGTGCGCAAGACCCCCGACTCCAACGCGGTCGCGGTGGCCCAGGGGGTCAAGCGCACCCTGAGGGAACTGAACCTGCCAGCAGGCTACAAGGCCCAGATCGTGGGGGACACCACCACCTTCATCGAGAACACCGTGCAGGACACCTTCCGCGAGGTCCTGCTGGTGGCCCTCATCGTCTCCTTCATCACCCTCATCTTCCTGGGCAAGCTCAACTCGGTCTTCAGCGTGGTGCTGGCCATCCCCATCACCATGTCGGGGGCCTTGATCGTCTTCGGGCTGCTGGGCTTTACCTTCAACATCATCAGCCTTCTGGCCCTGATTGTGGCCGTGGGCATCGTGGTGGACGACTCCATCGTGCTTTCGGAGAACATCGAGCGCTACCGCCGGATGGGCTACGACAACCTGCAGGCGGTGCTCAAGGGGTCCACCGAGGTGCTCTCCGCGGTCTCGGCGGCCACCCTCTCGCTGCTGGCGGTCTTTCTGCCCATCAGCTTCCTGCCCGGCATCATCGGGGAGTTCTTCCGCCAGTTCGGCATTGTGCTGGCCGCGGCCATCGCGGTGAGCTGGCTCGAGGCCCTCTTCTTCCTCACCGTGCGGCTGGCCTACTTCCCCGACCCCGACCCCCCAAGCTGGCGGCAGCTCGGTCGGCGCCTGCTGGGGCTTGGGGAGGACCTGCGCTGGGGCCTGCGGCTCCACGTCTACCAAGAACCCCACCTCAGCCCAGGCCGGCGCCTGTTCAACCTGCTCATCACCCCCCTAACCCTTGCGCTGGCCCCCCTGCGCTGGGCCGCCTCGGTGGTGCTCGGCCTGGCCGGGGCCATCGCCGGCAGCCTGCACGGCGGCTCGGAGCGGGTCTTCCTCGCCCTGCGGGAGCTCTACGCCCGCTTTCTGGCCGCCTCGCTCAGGCGCAGCGGCCTGGTGATCCTGGTGGGCCTGGGCTTCTTCCTCAGCATCGGCCTGGTGGCCCCCCGCATCCCCTTTAACTTCACCCCCAAAAACGACAGCGGCCAGATCAACATCGACCTGGCCCTGCCCAAGGGCACGGCCCTGTCCGAGACCGACGCCCTGACCCGGCGGCTGGAGGGCTGGCTGGCCACCCGAAGCGAGGTGCGGGCTGCTTTGAGCACCGTGGGCAGCTCGCAGAACCTCCTGGGCACCGGCAACCCCGAGCGGGCCCGCATCGTGGTGGAGCTGGTGCCGCGCGAAGAGCGGCCCAACGTCTACGACCTGGTGCCCCTCTACCGCGAGGGCCTGGCAGCGCTCCTGGCCGACCGGCCCGAGGCCGAACTGCGGGTGACGGTGCCGGAGGGGGGGCCCGGGGGGGCGGCTGACCTGCAGTTCACCCTGACTGCCCCCAACCCCCGCCTGCTGGAGGAGAAGAACCGGCTTGCGCTGCAGGTGCTCCGCCGGCTGCCCTACCTCTCGGATGTGCGCAGCAGCCTCGAGGAGACCGCCATCGAGCGGGTGCTGGTGCCAGACCCCAACCGGCTCCAGGGCACCGGCCTCACCCCCGGCGACCTGGCCCAGACCCTGCGGATTTACAACGCCGGGACCCAGGCCGGAAGCCTGCGGGCAGGGGGGGACGATATTCCCATCGTGGTGCGGGCTGACCCCCGGCTGGTACCCGACCAAAGCAGCCTGCTCTCGCTCCCGGTGGCGGCCCCGGCCTTGCGCAGCACGCTGCCCATAGGTAACCTGGGCCAGTTTGAGACCCGCCAGACCCCTGCCCAGCTCGCCCGCACCAACCAGGCCTTCTCCGCAGGCATCAACGCCAACCGGGCCCCGGGGGTGGAGATGGGCATTTTGCAAATCTCCAACATGGTACGGGCCGAGCTGGAGAAGGCCGGGGTGCTGGAGGACGGGGTCCAGCTCGAAAGCCAGGGCTCAACCGCCTTCGTGGGCGACCTGGCCCGAAGCGCCCCAATTGCCTTTGGGCTGGCGCTTTTGCTCAACTTTTTGGTGATTTCAAGCCAGTTCAACACCTTCCGCTACCCCCTTTACCTGCTGCTGCCGGTGCCGCTTGCCCTGGTGGGGGCCTTCTGGTTCCTCTACTTCTTTAGAAGCGGCCTGGACGTGGTCTCGGTGCTGGGGGTGGTGATCCTGATCGGGCTGGTCACCAAAAACGCCATCCTGCTCTTGGACTTCGCTGTGCGTGAGGCGCGGGAAAAACCCCTCTACGAGGCCCTGGTGGAGGCAGGGCGGCTCCGCTTGCGGCCCATTCTGATGACCACCCTGACGGTGCTCATGATCTCCATTCCCCTCATCGCCGCGGTGGGGGAAGGCTCGGAGTTCCGCCGGCCCCTGGGCATCATTATCCTGGGCGGGGTCTCGGTCTCTATGCTCCTCACCCTCTTTGTAGTACCCGCGGCCTTCTACTACTTCGAGCGGAAGCGCTACGAGACCCGCACCGCCCCAGCCCTGGCCGACTAG
- a CDS encoding ABC transporter permease encodes MSRLLFLLGSGLVLLIMIFSPWAVPMREFDGTGYLLNPLGPINPQGLALPEGLSFPWLGPLFGLWVLLIAAAGGVYFLPDPEARARGLYLLGALGLALFAAGALLFYQGVGAANEAALAAGARRPPLRRFALSLGLYAGLFYALALLLLARMQRPGGLAFLVRLRGVVVPVVALLLAVVVGGVVVAILRPGLGTEGDGGLREFIAGKLDLVTYTFQILFSPLLSLPGLFNSLAFATPLIFTGLAVAFGFRAGLFNIGAPGQLTLGALCAMLVGVYLPLPGFLLLPAAILAAALGGALWGGIVGWLKARFGANEVINTIMMNYIAASLLLFMLAANEYRFFGYTVRLPFKAEGFEGRSEEMQEGARIPLMIHILAPQNTFSWALPLAVVAGVLAYYGLRRLDLGRRLLLSGGAAGLGFVLGGWLPGFPVEISSALASQLLNGSFLIAVLALLFYNFYLFRTTGGYELRATGLAPRAAEYAGVNLKRKMVLAMLISGGLAGLAATHYVLGAGMDGTYRLKTALPASVGFDGIAVALMGQNTPLGIFLSATLFGVLLAGGVSLNAQLGISNQIIQVLQALIILFIAVGGLLPRYFTDPLRAAQVETEAKQARG; translated from the coding sequence ATGAGCCGACTGCTGTTCTTATTGGGGAGCGGCCTGGTGCTCCTGATTATGATTTTTTCCCCCTGGGCCGTCCCCATGCGGGAGTTCGACGGAACCGGCTACCTGCTGAACCCCCTGGGCCCCATCAACCCCCAAGGCCTCGCCCTGCCCGAGGGCCTTTCCTTTCCCTGGCTGGGGCCCCTGTTTGGCCTTTGGGTGCTCCTGATTGCAGCAGCAGGAGGGGTGTATTTCCTGCCTGACCCTGAGGCCCGGGCTCGAGGGCTCTACCTCCTGGGGGCCCTGGGCCTGGCGCTCTTCGCGGCGGGGGCCCTGCTCTTCTACCAGGGCGTGGGGGCCGCCAACGAGGCCGCCCTGGCCGCCGGGGCGCGCCGCCCCCCCCTGCGGCGCTTCGCCCTCTCGCTTGGCCTTTACGCGGGGCTCTTCTACGCCCTGGCCCTCCTGCTGCTGGCCCGCATGCAACGCCCAGGGGGGCTGGCCTTCCTGGTGCGCCTGAGGGGGGTGGTGGTCCCGGTGGTCGCCCTTCTGCTGGCCGTGGTGGTGGGGGGGGTGGTGGTGGCCATCCTGCGGCCGGGCCTCGGCACCGAGGGGGACGGGGGGCTGCGCGAGTTCATCGCCGGGAAACTCGACCTGGTGACCTACACCTTCCAGATCCTGTTCAGCCCCCTTTTGAGCCTGCCCGGCCTCTTCAACAGCCTGGCCTTCGCCACCCCCTTGATCTTCACCGGTCTGGCGGTGGCTTTTGGCTTCCGGGCCGGCCTCTTCAACATCGGGGCCCCTGGCCAGCTCACCCTCGGGGCCCTCTGCGCTATGCTGGTCGGGGTTTACCTGCCCCTCCCCGGCTTTTTGCTGCTGCCCGCCGCCATCCTGGCCGCCGCCCTGGGCGGGGCGCTGTGGGGCGGCATTGTGGGCTGGCTCAAGGCCCGCTTCGGGGCCAACGAGGTCATCAACACCATCATGATGAACTACATCGCGGCCTCGCTTTTGCTCTTCATGCTGGCCGCCAACGAGTACCGCTTCTTCGGTTACACCGTGCGGCTGCCCTTCAAGGCCGAGGGCTTCGAGGGGCGCAGCGAGGAGATGCAGGAAGGGGCCCGCATACCCCTCATGATCCACATCCTGGCCCCCCAGAACACCTTTTCCTGGGCCCTGCCGCTGGCGGTGGTGGCCGGTGTGCTGGCCTACTACGGGCTGCGGCGGCTGGACCTGGGGCGGCGTCTGCTTCTCTCGGGCGGGGCAGCGGGGCTGGGATTCGTGCTGGGCGGGTGGCTGCCGGGCTTCCCGGTGGAAATCAGCTCGGCGCTTGCCTCCCAGCTCCTAAACGGCTCCTTCCTGATAGCGGTCCTGGCCCTCCTGTTCTACAACTTCTACCTCTTCCGCACCACCGGGGGCTACGAGCTGCGGGCCACCGGGCTCGCCCCCAGGGCTGCTGAGTACGCCGGGGTCAACCTGAAGCGCAAGATGGTGCTGGCCATGCTCATCTCCGGCGGGCTGGCCGGTCTGGCGGCCACCCACTATGTGCTGGGGGCGGGGATGGACGGCACCTACCGGCTCAAGACCGCCCTTCCGGCCAGCGTGGGCTTCGACGGCATTGCGGTGGCCCTGATGGGACAGAACACCCCGCTGGGCATCTTCCTCTCGGCCACCCTCTTCGGGGTGCTGCTGGCCGGAGGGGTCTCGCTTAACGCCCAGCTTGGCATCAGCAACCAGATCATCCAGGTGCTTCAGGCCCTGATCATCCTTTTCATCGCCGTGGGCGGCCTCCTGCCGCGCTACTTCACCGACCCTCTACGAGCCGCCCAGGTGGAGACCGAGGCCAAGCAGGCCAGGGGGTAG
- a CDS encoding ABC transporter permease produces MEIAIALFFSTLRQATPLLLTALGGLFSERSGVVNIALEGMILFGAAAAAITVNRLEVATGGQVAFWIPWVGLLAGALMGGLVGLIHAVAAIRYRADQIVTGTAINIAALGAPSIVLQVLYNNTSTSQEVVNRLPNVSLGPGSVSVLVIFAFLLVPLVWWVLFKTPWGLRLRAVGEHPEAAETMGVNVIRMRYTAVILSGVLAGIAGAYLSIGFLNQFIRAMSAGAGFIALAALIFGKWHPLGVLGATLLFGFAQALAIQLQGGDILPATLVQAIPFILTMLVLAGFIGRSRPPAAVGKPYDK; encoded by the coding sequence ATGGAAATTGCTATCGCGCTCTTCTTCTCAACCCTGCGTCAGGCCACCCCGCTTCTGCTCACCGCTTTAGGCGGGCTCTTCTCCGAGCGCAGCGGGGTGGTGAACATCGCCCTGGAGGGCATGATCCTCTTCGGCGCGGCTGCAGCGGCAATCACGGTCAACCGCCTCGAGGTGGCCACCGGCGGCCAGGTGGCCTTCTGGATCCCCTGGGTGGGCCTGCTGGCCGGGGCCCTGATGGGGGGGCTGGTGGGGCTGATCCACGCCGTGGCGGCTATCCGGTACCGCGCCGACCAGATCGTCACCGGCACGGCCATCAACATCGCCGCCCTGGGGGCCCCCTCCATCGTCCTACAGGTGCTTTACAACAACACCTCCACCTCGCAGGAGGTGGTCAACCGGCTGCCCAACGTGAGCCTGGGACCGGGCAGCGTCTCTGTTCTAGTCATCTTCGCCTTCCTGCTGGTGCCGCTGGTCTGGTGGGTGCTCTTCAAGACCCCCTGGGGCCTGCGGCTTCGGGCCGTGGGCGAACACCCCGAGGCCGCCGAGACCATGGGGGTGAACGTAATCCGGATGCGCTACACCGCGGTCATCCTCTCGGGCGTCCTGGCCGGAATCGCCGGGGCCTACCTTTCCATCGGCTTCCTCAACCAGTTCATCCGCGCCATGAGCGCTGGGGCCGGCTTCATCGCCCTGGCCGCCCTCATCTTCGGCAAGTGGCACCCTTTGGGGGTGCTCGGGGCCACCCTGCTCTTCGGCTTTGCCCAGGCCCTGGCCATCCAGCTCCAGGGGGGGGATATCCTGCCGGCCACGCTGGTGCAGGCCATACCCTTCATCCTGACCATGCTGGTGTTGGCCGGCTTCATCGGGCGCAGCCGGCCACCAGCGGCGGTGGGCAAACCCTACGACAAGTAG
- the gatA gene encoding Asp-tRNA(Asn)/Glu-tRNA(Gln) amidotransferase subunit GatA: MLAQEIVENVRTGRITPLEVLRAYQARLEEIEPRLRAFIRLNPKAEAEARRVEERLVAGEDLPLAGVPVAIKDNICTRGLETTCASRMLARFVPPYEATVVERLRQAGAVVLGKTNMDEFAMGSSTEYSAYGPTKNPWDPERVPGGTSGGSAAAVAADLAPVALGTDTGGSVRQPAAFCGVYGFKPTYGRISRYGVVATASSLDQVGTLARTVADLALLTDAVSGHDPKDSTSLEVLPRFQAALEAPVRGLRIGLVKEALALGNSPGVLAALARFQEVMEAQGVRFVEVSIPSLRYALAAYYIVNTAEISSNLARYDGSLYGLRVPGEESLDTMMRTREQGFGPEARRRILLGTFVLSSGYYQAYYGKALRARARLKADMDAAFGQVELLLTPTSPTPAFRFGEKTADPLAMYLADVDTVAVNLVGLPAMSLPAGFEGHLPVGLQLIGRALQDEQLFAVARVFEEATGRAFAQGAPLGSVN; the protein is encoded by the coding sequence ATGCTGGCCCAGGAAATCGTGGAAAACGTTCGCACCGGCCGCATTACCCCCCTCGAGGTGCTCAGGGCCTACCAGGCACGCCTCGAGGAGATAGAACCCCGCCTCCGGGCCTTCATCCGCCTCAACCCCAAAGCCGAGGCCGAGGCCCGGAGGGTGGAGGAGCGCCTGGTTGCCGGTGAGGACCTCCCTTTGGCGGGGGTGCCGGTGGCCATCAAGGATAACATCTGCACCCGGGGCCTGGAGACCACCTGCGCATCCCGCATGCTGGCGCGCTTTGTGCCCCCCTACGAGGCCACGGTGGTCGAGCGGCTGCGCCAGGCCGGGGCGGTGGTGCTGGGCAAGACCAACATGGACGAGTTCGCCATGGGCTCCTCCACGGAGTACTCGGCCTATGGCCCCACCAAGAACCCCTGGGACCCCGAGCGCGTGCCGGGAGGGACCTCTGGGGGCTCGGCGGCGGCGGTGGCCGCCGATCTGGCCCCGGTGGCCCTGGGCACCGACACCGGCGGCAGCGTGCGCCAGCCTGCGGCCTTCTGCGGGGTCTACGGCTTCAAGCCCACCTACGGCCGTATCTCCCGCTACGGGGTGGTGGCCACGGCCAGCAGCCTGGACCAGGTGGGCACCCTGGCCCGCACGGTGGCCGACCTGGCCTTGCTGACCGATGCGGTGAGCGGCCACGACCCCAAGGACAGCACCAGCCTGGAGGTTCTGCCCCGCTTCCAGGCGGCCCTGGAGGCCCCGGTGCGGGGGCTTCGAATCGGGCTGGTTAAGGAGGCCCTGGCCCTCGGCAACTCGCCTGGGGTTCTGGCAGCCCTGGCCCGATTTCAGGAGGTGATGGAGGCCCAGGGGGTGCGCTTCGTGGAGGTGAGCATCCCCTCGCTGCGCTATGCCCTGGCCGCCTACTACATCGTCAACACCGCCGAAATCAGCTCCAACCTGGCCCGCTACGACGGCAGCCTCTACGGCCTGCGGGTGCCGGGGGAGGAGAGCCTGGACACCATGATGCGAACCCGTGAGCAGGGCTTTGGCCCGGAGGCCAGGCGACGCATTTTGTTGGGCACCTTCGTGCTTTCCTCAGGCTACTACCAGGCCTACTACGGCAAGGCCCTGCGCGCCAGGGCCCGGCTGAAGGCCGACATGGACGCGGCCTTTGGGCAGGTCGAGCTCCTCCTTACCCCCACCAGCCCCACCCCAGCCTTCCGCTTTGGCGAGAAGACCGCCGATCCTTTGGCCATGTACCTGGCCGACGTGGACACCGTGGCGGTCAACCTGGTGGGCCTGCCGGCCATGAGCCTGCCTGCGGGGTTCGAGGGGCATCTGCCGGTGGGGCTCCAGCTCATCGGTCGGGCCCTGCAGGACGAGCAGCTTTTCGCCGTGGCCCGGGTTTTTGAGGAGGCCACCGGGCGGGCGTTCGCCCAGGGGGCCCCCCTGGGGTCCGTTAATTAA
- a CDS encoding alpha/beta hydrolase, which produces MRLSKHHVFWLVFFGGLLFFASAMVWYTQRVLKPYPPFPEALQALESTPALEVRPTAYGWVFVPGKARGGLAFYPGGLVEPEAYAPVLRRIAQAGYRVALLRVRFNLAVTEQGKARLAIQEAPDLPWAVGGHSLGGVVASNFAASVPGVQALVMWAAYPQNDLSSQSLPTLALLGEKDGRISPEQIEEHRAKFPKNTRFEVIPGLNHAGFGAYGPQRGDNPATLSQEAGWDEVARRTLRFLDQTLKAP; this is translated from the coding sequence ATGAGGTTGAGCAAGCACCACGTCTTCTGGCTGGTCTTCTTTGGGGGGCTTTTGTTCTTCGCCTCCGCCATGGTCTGGTACACCCAGCGCGTCCTCAAGCCCTACCCCCCCTTCCCCGAGGCCCTGCAGGCCCTGGAGTCCACCCCCGCGCTAGAGGTGCGCCCCACCGCTTACGGCTGGGTCTTCGTCCCAGGGAAGGCCAGAGGGGGGCTGGCCTTCTACCCTGGGGGCCTGGTGGAGCCGGAAGCCTATGCCCCGGTCCTCCGCCGCATCGCCCAGGCCGGCTACCGGGTGGCCCTTTTGCGGGTGCGCTTCAACCTCGCCGTCACCGAACAGGGCAAGGCCCGCCTGGCCATTCAGGAGGCACCGGACCTGCCCTGGGCCGTTGGGGGGCACAGCCTGGGGGGCGTGGTGGCCTCCAACTTCGCCGCCAGCGTCCCGGGGGTCCAGGCCCTGGTGATGTGGGCCGCCTACCCCCAAAACGACCTGTCGAGCCAAAGCCTGCCCACCCTGGCCCTTCTGGGAGAGAAAGACGGGCGCATCAGCCCAGAGCAAATCGAGGAACACCGGGCCAAGTTCCCCAAGAACACTCGCTTCGAGGTGATCCCAGGTCTCAACCACGCCGGGTTCGGCGCCTACGGCCCCCAGCGGGGCGACAACCCGGCCACCCTGTCCCAGGAAGCCGGCTGGGACGAGGTGGCCCGGCGCACCCTGCGCTTCCTGGACCAGACCCTCAAGGCCCCCTAG
- a CDS encoding PolC-type DNA polymerase III encodes MSPTHYRLASRIAHHLRAKGYPLAESCLAEWLLAAVALPRGGWARDILQNLLDGRFERLAEGVGLWEWRYGFPPVGEAVVVLDLETTGLSPTEGEVIELALIRLENGQQTCLERLVNPGRPIPPFIRRLTGIGEADVRDAPDVYTVLQEAWPMLEGATLIIQNAPFDLGFLGPRLARLGYRLDNPVVDTVHWARKALPALGKRGLDALAWVFDLGPAPGRHRAMGDAELTLRVAREMYYMLTAGTPSGLSRLQEKL; translated from the coding sequence ATGAGCCCTACCCACTACCGCCTTGCCAGCCGCATAGCCCACCATCTGCGCGCCAAGGGTTATCCCCTGGCCGAGTCCTGCCTGGCCGAGTGGCTGCTGGCGGCCGTGGCCCTGCCCCGGGGGGGGTGGGCGCGGGATATTTTGCAAAACCTTTTGGATGGGCGCTTCGAGCGGTTGGCGGAGGGGGTGGGGCTTTGGGAGTGGCGCTACGGCTTTCCCCCTGTAGGGGAGGCGGTGGTGGTGCTGGACCTGGAGACCACCGGGCTTTCGCCCACAGAGGGCGAGGTCATCGAGCTGGCCCTGATCCGGCTGGAGAACGGGCAGCAGACGTGCCTAGAGCGGCTGGTCAACCCCGGGCGCCCCATACCCCCCTTCATCCGCCGGCTCACCGGGATTGGCGAGGCCGATGTGCGCGATGCGCCGGATGTCTACACGGTTTTGCAGGAGGCCTGGCCGATGCTGGAGGGGGCTACCCTCATCATCCAAAACGCCCCCTTCGACCTCGGTTTTCTGGGCCCCCGCCTGGCGCGGCTGGGCTATCGGCTGGATAACCCGGTGGTGGACACGGTACACTGGGCGCGCAAAGCACTACCCGCCCTGGGCAAGCGGGGGCTGGATGCCCTGGCCTGGGTCTTCGACCTGGGTCCTGCCCCTGGGCGCCACCGCGCTATGGGGGATGCGGAGCTGACCCTGCGGGTGGCCCGCGAGATGTATTACATGCTCACCGCCGGCACCCCCAGCGGCCTAAGCCGGCTTCAGGAAAAGCTATGA